CGCCGGTGAATATATCGTGAGCATCAATCCCGAGGCCCACGAAGGACGTGAGGAGATGCTGGCCAAGCTGCTGGCGGAACTGCGCGAGGAGGTACCAGGGGTCGACATCGAGGTCGAGCAACCGCTCGCACACTTGATCAGCCACATGGTCTCCGGCGTCTACGCTCAAATCGCCATCAAGATTTATGGCGACGATTTGGACACGTTGCTCGCCTCGGCCGAACGCGTCAAAGGCGTGATTCAGTCCGTACCAGGCGTGACACCTCCGGTGATCGAGCCGGTTCGCCAATCTGAGGAACTCCACATCCGTTTGCGTCCGGACGCGTTGGCTCGTTACGGCGTGACTCGGGCCTATTTGGCGCAAGTATTGCAAACCGCGTTGCAAGGGGACGTCGTCTCCCAGGTGTTGGAAGGACAGCGTCGTTTCGACCTGCTGGTGCGCTTAGAAGAACGCTACCGCACCGACTATGCCAACCTGGGACGACTGCGAATCGATTTGCCGGGAGGACGCGGCCAGGTGGAACTGGCCGCGCTTGCCGAAATCGGCCAAGGAGTAGGTCCTAACGCGGTGAATCGGGAAAATGCTCGCCGGCGAATCGTGATTCGCTGTAACACGCAGGATCGTGACCTGGCGAGTGCCGTGGCGGACATCCAGGATCGTGTACGCAACAATGTTGCCTTACCTGAAGGTTACTTCATCGAGTACGGCGGGCAATTCGAAAGCCAACAGCGCGCCACGACGTTGATTGTGCTCTTGGCGGGCGTTTCCGTGGTCGGGATGTTTGTCGTGTTGATGTTGCTCTATCCCTCGGTGCGGATCGTGCTGCAAATCTTAAATGCCTTGCCGACGGCGTTCATCGGCGGCGTGCTAGCGCTTGTGTTGACCGGGCAGACGCTGACGGTGGCTAGTCTCGTCGGCTTCATTTCGCTGGGAGGGATCGCCGTGCGCAACGGGATTCTCCTGGTGACACACTACTTCCACCTCATGAAGGAGGAAGGAGAACCCTTCACTCCAGAAATGGTGTTGCGCGGCAGCCTGGAGCGGCTCGCACCGGTGCTAATGACCGCGCTCACGGCCGGCATCGGCCTCGTGCCGCTGGTTTGGGGTGGGCAAGAACCGGGACGAGAGATTCTCTATCCGGTGGCAACGGTGATCTTGGGCGGCCTGGTGACGTCGACCTTTTGCGAGTTCCTGATTCACCCCGGTTTGTTTTGGAAGTTCAGCGGGCAGGATGCCGTCCGCTTGGTCCAGTCGCAGGATGCGGAAGAGGACCTCGGCGCTCGGGAACATGGGGTTCCCGCGGCTGCGACCGTTTGATTCGACAACGTTACGCTCTTGGAAAGGAATGAACTCATGTGGCATCGCATTGGTTACGTCGCGCTCTTGGCGGCCGTCAGCGCCCTCCCGCTCGGTTGCGGGAAGGCTACTCCGCCAGCGGACTCAGGTTCGACGAGCGAAACAGCTACCACGGACGGGGAATCCCCGTCGGAAGAGGCGGCGCAGGATCATCACGGTTCGGCGCCGCACGGCGGCACCATCGCTGAATGGGGCGACGGGAACTATCACATCGAGTTCACCGTCGACCACGACAAGAAGGAAACCGTCGTTTACATCCTCGGCGGCGACGCGAAGACGGCATCGCCAGTCAAGGCGGACAAGGTGATCTTGAGCATCAACGAGCCGGCCTTCCAAGTGGAACTCTCGCCGCAACCGCTGGAAGGCGAGCCGGAGGGCACGTCTTCACGCTTCGTCGGCAAGCACGACAACCTGGGCCTTGTCCAGGAATTCGCCGGTACGATCAGCGCCGCAGTGGACGGAACCCCGTACGCCGGGGAGTTCGCCGAGACCGCCGAGGGGCATGTTCACTAACTCATGGCGACAGTGGTCGAAGGAGACCAAGATGGGATCAGCCTGGAATGTAGCGCGTGTGCTGCTCACGGCGGCGATTGTCGTCGCAGTCGCGGAATTGTCGAAGCGATTCCCGCGGGCTGGTGCGCTCTTGTTGTCCCTGCCGATCATGAGCATCTTGGCCTTCATCGCCGGTTGGTTTCAACATCATGACCTGCCAGCGCTCTCCCGCCTCGCGCGGGAGACGTTGGTCCTGGTGCCGCTCGGGCTGCCGTTCTTCGTGCCCTTGGCTTTCGCGGAACGGCTTCGACTTGGTTTCTGGAGCGCGATGGGCGCGGGCGTCATCTTGGCGACCGCTACCATCGGCATTTGGTTGTTCGTTACACCTGCCCCAGGTAGGTGATCCACGCGGTCAATTCAGGAAGAATTGTCAGATTGCTCGCCGATCTTAACTGAGACGGAACGCGAGCGTCGACGGGAAAAGGAGTTCCTGCATGCGAGTCGATCCAGCACAATTGCCGTTGACATTGCGCTTCACGGCATTCGTCGCAAGTCGTACAGCCTTCCTATTGTGCGTATGTTGCGGCCTGCCGCACGTGTCGTCGGGAGCTGAGCCCCCTCAGGCCAGCTTCGTCGTGCCGCGGACGGCGGCAAGGCGATTGACGACACCGGAGCAAGTCCCCGTCCCGCCGCCGCGGCCCGGGATGGATTTGACGACACTCGAACAGCTCGCACTGGCAAACAATCCTTCCATTGCGCGAGCCGCGGCGCTCGTGGGCGCGGCCCGCGGCAATTGGATTCAAGTCGGGCTCCGGCCAAATCCATCAGTCGGCTACGAGGGGCAACAACTCGGCAGTGGAGGTCTGGCGGAGCAACAGGGCGTTACAGTGAGTCAAGAGTTCGTTCGCGGCGGCAAGCTCCGCTGGAATCGCTCCGTGGCCGCCAACGAAGTCCGCAAGGCCGAACAGCAACTTGCGGCGCAAACGCAGCGTGTGCTGACCGATACGCGGAGCGCTTTTGCCGAAGCACTATTGGCGCAGCGGCAAATTGACCTGTCGTTGGAACTTGCTCGCATTGCGGATCAAGGATTGAAGACCGCCACCGACATTGCGAGAAGCCTCGAAGGCAGCCGTGTCGATGTACTGCAAGCCGAATTGGAAGCAGAAAACGCCGGGATCATCGTGCAAGACGCACGGAATCGCCACCATGCCGCATGGCAAAGTCTAGCCGCTGTCGTCGGTCAACCGACGATGCCGCCGCAAGCTCTAGCGGGAGATGTATACGCCGCGCCTCGTGCGTTTGATCAACGAGAAGTGCTGACGCTTCTACTCTCTACCAGCCCCGAGATCGCTACCGCAGCCACCGAAGTTGATCGCGCGCGCGCAGCGGTGGGCCGTGCGCGCGTCGAAAGGCAACCGAATGTCGCGGTGCAGGGATTGATGAATTGGCAAGACAATGGCATCGGCGGCAAGCCGGACGGTGCCGTGGGCGTGTCGGTACCGATTCCCTTGTTTGACCGCAATCAAGGGGGCGTGATGCGCGCCCAGTACGAGCTGGCGGCGTCTGAACGCGCGTTCTCACAACTCGAACTCGACCTGCAAGAGCGACTTGCGCCAGTGTACGAGCGCTACGCGAATGCGCGGTATCGGGTCGACCGCTACCGTTCGAATATTCTTCCCCGCGCCGCGGAGTCGCTGGACCTAACCGGTAAGTTGTACGCGGCGGGTGAAATCAACTTCGTCAGCATATTGACGGTGCAGCGCACGTTCACTCAGACGAACTTCAGCTACCTTACGGCGCTTCGCGAGCTTCGCGTCGCAGAGGCCCAGCTGGATGGTTTCCTGCTGTCCGGGAGCCTTCGCTAGTCAAGAGTGCAAGTCTGCGCACCGACGCCGAATATGGATTGTGAGCTAGTGGAAGCTCACTTCAACGTCAGACTAAGTTTCGCGTAACGCATTCACGATATTTGTGCTTGCTGCTTGCCAGGCGGGGATCACTCCAGCTACCAAGCCCACCGCGATGGACACCGCGAAGCCGGTGGCGGCTAAGTAAGGTGACGGGCGGAAACCAATGGCGACGCCCTCGGCACCGATGGCGAGTCCGCCGAAGGCCAGGCCTAGGAGCGCGAGCGACGTGCCAAGCAGTCCGCCGACGGTGCAAAGGAGAACGCTTTCCGCCACCACCAGGCGGAACACTCGGGCTGGACGAACGCCGAGGGTCTGCAAGACAGCATGTTCTTTGACGCGATCCTGAACTGCCATCACCGTGGTTGTGGCGACTAGCGACAGCACCAGGCCGACGCAGGCAAATCCGAGCCAATGAGCGAAGCCGATCAAATCCACGAGGTCCGCGAGCGTGCTGACCTGAAAGGCTCCCTTTGAACGCGTGGTCGTTGCCACGGGTCCGGAGCGAAGAGCCGCATCAATCGCCTTTGCCACGGATTCCGGATCGGC
The window above is part of the Planctomycetia bacterium genome. Proteins encoded here:
- a CDS encoding DUF3147 family protein — its product is MGSAWNVARVLLTAAIVVAVAELSKRFPRAGALLLSLPIMSILAFIAGWFQHHDLPALSRLARETLVLVPLGLPFFVPLAFAERLRLGFWSAMGAGVILATATIGIWLFVTPAPGR
- a CDS encoding TolC family protein; its protein translation is MRVDPAQLPLTLRFTAFVASRTAFLLCVCCGLPHVSSGAEPPQASFVVPRTAARRLTTPEQVPVPPPRPGMDLTTLEQLALANNPSIARAAALVGAARGNWIQVGLRPNPSVGYEGQQLGSGGLAEQQGVTVSQEFVRGGKLRWNRSVAANEVRKAEQQLAAQTQRVLTDTRSAFAEALLAQRQIDLSLELARIADQGLKTATDIARSLEGSRVDVLQAELEAENAGIIVQDARNRHHAAWQSLAAVVGQPTMPPQALAGDVYAAPRAFDQREVLTLLLSTSPEIATAATEVDRARAAVGRARVERQPNVAVQGLMNWQDNGIGGKPDGAVGVSVPIPLFDRNQGGVMRAQYELAASERAFSQLELDLQERLAPVYERYANARYRVDRYRSNILPRAAESLDLTGKLYAAGEINFVSILTVQRTFTQTNFSYLTALRELRVAEAQLDGFLLSGSLR